One window from the genome of Saccharomyces mikatae IFO 1815 strain IFO1815 genome assembly, chromosome: 4 encodes:
- the ENT5 gene encoding Ent5p (similar to Saccharomyces cerevisiae ENT5 (YDR153C); ancestral locus Anc_8.335) gives MDSLSKKIQNLGMHDIRNAARFAQNVIVQYEPYQIDIRRATNTDAWGPTPKHLAKVLRNRYQVPLYLMTEYTLKRLVDHIATRPKNFYEKARKDYVNYGSEWRVVLKCLAVIEFLLLNVDTGDELNQIRSCLLTHKHILTREIAQFKVKFSNDGKMEIHERGIRKKGELILQYLEDAQFLKKERAKNKKNALKIRQQGESSIYNANQISSSASYDNVDDDEFDTDADGVDDEMDANNVTNFNVPVDTEAIPNTRRRSRMEEQRKQRREILREQIKNKEQQRKRKQQQDSIPDLIDFDDNTHTITNDITINDGSNDNNKNNDDKNNDDDDDDDDDEFGDFQSEASPNTTAPKPSNSQIDDLLDWDGPKSSADTTAATEASLPFAEKKQQKARPQATKDKSKGNDAFSDLFSYSKSLV, from the coding sequence ATGGACTCGTTATCGAAGAAGATTCAAAACTTAGGCATGCATGACATAAGAAATGCCGCCAGGTTTGCTCAGAACGTGATTGTTCAATACGAACCTTATCAGATAGACATCCGTCGCGCTACAAACACCGATGCTTGGGGCCCCACTCCGAAGCATCTGGCCAAAGTATTAAGAAACAGATACCAAGTGCCACTATACTTGATGACCGAATAcactttgaaaagattggTCGATCACATTGCCACCAGgccaaaaaatttttacgaaaaggcaagaaaagattacGTTAATTACGGGTCCGAATGGAGAGTGGTCTTAAAATGTCTAGCAGTGATTGAATTCTTGTTACTGAACGTCGATACAGGCGATGAACTAAACCAGATCAGATCATGTTTGCTCACCCATAAGCATATTTTAACCAGAGAGATTGCCCAATTCAAAGTAAAGTTCTCCAATGATGGCAAAATGGAAATTCACGAGAGAGGTATTAGGAAAAAGGGTGAACTGATTCTACAGTACTTGGAAGACGCtcagtttttgaaaaaggaaagagccaaaaataagaaaaacgCTTTGAAGATCCGACAGCAAGGCGAATCCTCCATTTATAACGCCAACCAAATCTCATCATCTGCTAGCTACGACAACgtggatgatgatgaatttgatacAGATGCGGATGGggttgatgatgaaatggATGCCAACAACGTGACCAACTTCAATGTGCCCGTAGATACAGAAGCAATTCCCAATACTCGTAGGCGTTCTCGTAtggaagaacaaagaaaacaaagaagagaaatcTTAAGAGAGCagatcaaaaataaagaacaacaaagaaaaagaaaacaacagcAAGATAGTATCCCTGACCTAATCGATTTTGACGACAATACTCACACCATCACGAACGACATAACCATAAATGATGGTAGTAATGacaataacaaaaacaatgatgataaaaataacgatgatgatgatgatgatgatgatgacgagTTTGGAGATTTTCAAAGCGAAGCGAGTCCGAACACAACGGCGCCAAAACCATCTAATAGCCAAATAGATGATTTGCTTGACTGGGATGGTCCAAAATCAAGCGCGGATACCACCGCTGCCACAGAAGCATCGCTACCTTTTGCGGAGAAGAAGCAACAAAAGGCTCGTCCTCAAGCTACCAAAGACAAGTCAAAGGGGAACGATGCCTTCTCTGACTTATTCTCTTATTCCAAGTCGTTGGTCTAG
- the CPR1 gene encoding peptidylprolyl isomerase CPR1 (similar to Saccharomyces cerevisiae CPR1 (YDR155C); ancestral locus Anc_8.336) produces MSQVYFDVEADGQPIGRVVFKLYNDIVPKTAENFRALCTGEKGFGYAGSPFHRVIPDFMLQGGDFTAGNGTGGKSIYGGKFPDENFKKHHDRPGLLSMANAGPNTNGSQFFITTVPCPWLDGKHVVFGEVVDGYDIVKKVESLGSPSGATKARISVAKSGEL; encoded by the coding sequence ATGTCCCAAGTCTATTTTGATGTCGAAGCTGATGGCCAACCAATTGGCCGTGTCGTTTTCAAGTTGTACAACGACATAGTCCCAAAGACTGCTGAAAACTTCAGAGCGCTATGTACTGGTGAAAAGGGTTTCGGCTATGCTGGCTCTCCATTCCACAGAGTCATCCCAGACTTTATGTTGCAAGGTGGTGACTTTACTGCTGGTAACGGTACCGGCGGTAAGTCCATTTACGGTGGCAAGTTCCCAGACGAAAACTTTAAGAAGCACCATGACAGACCAGGTTTGTTGTCCATGGCCAATGCTGGTCCAAACACTAACGGATCTCAATTCTTTATCACCACTGTTCCATGCCCATGGTTGGACGGCAAGCACGTTGTCTTTGGTGAAGTAGTTGACGGTTACGATATTGTCAAGAAGGTTGAGTCCTTGGGTTCTCCTTCTGGTGCCACCAAGGCCAGAATTTCTGTTGCCAAGTCCGGTGAATTATAA
- the RPA14 gene encoding DNA-directed RNA polymerase I subunit RPA14 (similar to Saccharomyces cerevisiae RPA14 (YDR156W); ancestral locus Anc_8.337) — translation MMKGSRRTGNNASTTLNTPVVIHATQLPQHVSTDEVLQFLEGFINEKENVIDSTTVNTISGSAADGDVTAVVNPSLNMDTNLFSSISQLKRIQRDFKGLPPAQDFSSAPIQVSTADKNETNVGVSATGGKKTTFADE, via the coding sequence ATGATGAAAGGTTCCAGGAGAACGGGCAACAACGCGTCTACTACGCTAAACACACCTGTGGTTATTCATGCGACGCAGTTGCCCCAACATGTCTCTACTGATGAGGTCCTACAATTTCTTGAGGGCTTCATCAACGAGAAGGAAAACGTTATCGATAGCACTACGGTGAATACCATCAGCGGCAGCGCCGCTGATGGCGACGTGACAGCTGTAGTAAACCCTAGCCTTAACATGGATACTAACCTTTTCAGCTCCATATCACAACTAAAGAGAATCCAGAGAGATTTCAAGGGTCTACCACCAGCACAAGACTTCTCTTCTGCGCCCATCCAGGTCTCCACAGCGGACAAAAACGAGACCAACGTCGGTGTCAGTGCCACCGGTGGCAAGAAAACCACTTTCGCTGATGAATGA
- the HOM2 gene encoding aspartate-semialdehyde dehydrogenase (similar to Saccharomyces cerevisiae HOM2 (YDR158W); ancestral locus Anc_8.338) → MAGKKIAGVLGATGSVGQRFILLLADHPHFELKVLGASSRSAGKKYVDAVNWKQTDLLPESATDIVVSECKSEYFKECDIVFSGLDADYAGAIEKEFMEAGIAIVSNAKNYRREQDVPLIVPVVNPEHLDIVAQKLETAKAQGKLRPGFIICISNCSTAGLVAPLKPLVEKFGPIDALTTTTLQAISGAGFSPGVPGIDILDNIIPYIGGEEDKMEWETKKILAPLSEDRTHVKLLTSEEIKVSAQCNRVAVSDGHTECISLRFKNRPAPSVEQVKTCLKEYVCDAYKLGCHSAPKQTIHVLEQPDRPQPRLDRNRDSGYGVSVGRIREDPLLDFKMVVLSHNTIIGAAGSGVLIAEILLARNLI, encoded by the coding sequence ATGGCTGGTAAGAAGATTGCTGGTGTGTTAGGTGCTACTGGTTCTGTGGGTCAACGTTTCATCCTCTTGTTGGCTGATCACCCTCATTTCGAACTAAAAGTTCTTGGAGCTTCTTCTAGATCTGCCGGTAAAAAATACGTCGATGCAGTGAACTGGAAGCAAACTGATTTGCTGCCAGAGTCCGCTACCGATATCGTTGTTTCTGAATGTAAATCCGAATACTTCAAAGAGTGTGACATTGTATTCTCTGGATTGGATGCTGACTACGCTGGTGCCATCGAGAAGGAATTCATGGAGGCCGGTATCGCTATCGTATCCAATGCTAAGAATTACAGAAGGGAACAAGATGTGCCATTGATTGTTCCTGTTGTCAACCCTGAACATTTGGATATTGTTGCTCAAAAGCTAGAGACTGCCAAGGCTCAAGGAAAGTTAAGACCAGGGTTTATCATCTGTATTTCCAACTGTTCTACCGCAGGCTTGGTCGCGCCATTGAAACCTTTGGTCGAAAAATTCGGTCCTATTGATGCCTTGACCACCACTACTTTGCAAGCAATTTCAGGTGCGGGTTTCTCTCCAGGTGTGCCAGGTATTGATATCCTAGACAATATCATCCCATACATTGGTGGTGAAGAAGACAAGATGGAATGGgaaaccaagaaaattttggCTCCATTGTCAGAAGACAGGACTCATGTCAAACTCTTGACttcagaagaaattaaagtcTCTGCTCAATGTAATAGAGTTGCCGTCTCTGACGGTCACACCGAATGCATCTCTTTGAGATTCAAGAATAGACCTGCTCCATCTGTCGAACAAGTCAAGACATGTCTAAAAGAATACGTTTGTGACGCTTACAAATTAGGTTGTCATTCTGCTCCAAAACAAACAATCCATGTTTTAGAACAACCTGATAGACCACAACCAAGGTTGGACAGAAACAGGGACAGTGGTTACGGTGTCTCTGTCGGTAGAATCAGAGAGGATCCATTGTTGGACTTCAAAATGGTTGTTCTATCCCACAACACCATTATCGGTGCCGCCGGTTCTGGTGTTTTGATTGCCGAAATCTTACTTGCCAGAAACTTGATCTAA